A section of the Chryseobacterium ginsenosidimutans genome encodes:
- the mreC gene encoding rod shape-determining protein MreC — MGFLLRLFSKNALFVFFIFLQIIALVLIFSKNAMQKSWIAGQSAAVNSWVSGYIDEGVSYLKLKQINEDLVAQNKALMVELYGKQGAANPKFRKVHDTLGGGQIYTFVDGEIVFNSINRRNNYFTINRGRRDGVFPQMGVMAPKGIAGIVINSTDSYALVQSVLSVNTIRINAALKNSGYFGTLTWNGDNSRVMHLSDIPKYVALKIGDTVVTDGKSAIFPKGVQIGTIAGYSVDNKTGFWDISVELSEKMGALNKVFVVKNLKKAEVQKIQDTMQAVIKKEND; from the coding sequence ATGGGATTTTTGCTGAGATTATTTTCGAAGAACGCACTTTTTGTCTTCTTTATATTCCTGCAAATTATTGCTTTGGTTTTGATATTCTCTAAGAATGCCATGCAGAAATCGTGGATCGCGGGTCAGTCGGCTGCAGTGAACTCATGGGTTTCCGGATATATTGATGAAGGGGTTTCTTATCTAAAGCTGAAGCAGATTAATGAAGATCTTGTTGCTCAAAACAAGGCTTTAATGGTTGAGCTTTACGGAAAACAAGGCGCTGCGAATCCTAAATTCAGAAAAGTTCATGATACGTTGGGTGGAGGACAGATCTATACATTTGTAGATGGAGAGATCGTTTTTAATAGCATTAATAGACGGAATAACTATTTTACCATAAACAGAGGGAGAAGAGACGGTGTTTTTCCGCAAATGGGAGTAATGGCTCCAAAAGGTATTGCAGGAATTGTAATCAATTCTACAGATAGTTATGCGTTGGTACAGTCGGTGTTAAGTGTAAATACAATTAGGATTAATGCTGCTCTTAAAAACTCAGGATACTTCGGAACTTTGACTTGGAACGGAGATAACTCCCGAGTAATGCATTTGTCGGATATTCCTAAATATGTTGCTTTAAAAATCGGAGATACCGTTGTTACAGATGGTAAATCGGCTATTTTCCCTAAAGGTGTTCAAATTGGTACAATTGCGGGTTACTCCGTTGATAATAAAACAGGTTTCTGGGACATCTCAGTAGAATTAAGTGAAAAAATGGGAGCTTTAAATAAAGTTTTCGTTGTTAAAAACCTTAAAAAAGCTGAGGTTCAAAAGATTCAAGATACAATGCAAGCTGTAATAAAAAAGGAAAATGATTAG
- a CDS encoding rod shape-determining protein, protein MSLFDMFTQEIAIDLGTANTLIIHNNKIVIDQPSIVAIERSTGRPIAVGEQAKHMQGKTHEDIKTIRPLKDGVIADFHASEHMIKEFIKLIPGIKGKFIQPALRIVICIPSGITEVEKRAVRDSAQKVNAKEVRLIYEPMAAAIGVGIDVQKPEGNMIIDIGGGTTEIAVVALGGIVCDKSVKIAGDVFTNDIAYFLRTHHNLYIGERTAERIKIEVGSAVEDLDVDIEDIPVQGRDLITGKPKEIMVGYKEIARALDKSIIRIEDAVMETLSLTPPELAADIYKTGIYLAGGGALLRGLADRLHKKTGLPVFVAEDPLRAVVRGTGIALKNMDKFNFLIK, encoded by the coding sequence ATGAGTTTATTCGACATGTTTACGCAAGAGATTGCGATAGACCTTGGTACTGCCAACACGCTTATCATCCATAATAATAAAATTGTTATAGATCAGCCGTCAATTGTTGCAATTGAACGTTCCACGGGTAGGCCGATTGCTGTAGGTGAGCAGGCAAAGCACATGCAGGGTAAAACTCATGAGGATATCAAAACGATCCGCCCATTGAAAGATGGTGTAATCGCAGATTTTCATGCTTCTGAACACATGATTAAAGAATTTATCAAATTAATTCCCGGAATTAAAGGTAAATTCATTCAGCCTGCTTTGAGAATTGTGATCTGTATTCCTTCAGGAATTACAGAGGTTGAAAAAAGAGCGGTAAGAGATTCTGCTCAAAAGGTAAATGCTAAAGAGGTTCGATTGATTTATGAGCCAATGGCTGCCGCAATAGGAGTTGGAATTGACGTACAGAAACCTGAAGGTAACATGATTATCGATATAGGTGGTGGTACTACTGAAATTGCCGTTGTTGCTTTAGGAGGTATTGTTTGTGATAAATCTGTAAAAATTGCAGGTGATGTATTTACGAACGATATTGCTTATTTCTTAAGAACTCACCATAATTTATATATTGGAGAAAGAACTGCCGAGAGAATTAAAATTGAGGTTGGTTCTGCAGTTGAAGATCTTGACGTTGATATTGAAGATATTCCGGTACAAGGTAGAGACCTTATTACTGGTAAGCCAAAAGAAATCATGGTTGGATATAAAGAGATTGCACGTGCATTAGACAAATCTATTATCAGAATTGAAGATGCTGTAATGGAAACTCTTTCTCTTACTCCTCCGGAATTGGCTGCTGATATCTATAAAACAGGTATTTATCTTGCTGGTGGTGGTGCTTTATTAAGAGGCCTTGCAGACAGATTGCACAAAAAAACAGGTCTTCCTGTGTTTGTTGCGGAAGATCCGTTGAGAGCTGTGGTTCGCGGGACAGGTATTGCACTTAAGAATATGGATAAATTCAATTTCTTAATTAAATAA
- the hemA gene encoding glutamyl-tRNA reductase: MLQYSNIHQTSNFAVLSISFEKADVETRGKFAFFDDNIKNFVTRIHSEDLGDAFVVSTCNRTEIYTTSPNYLLVAEEYCKTIGVNLMDFLQFANILTKEEALIHLFKVAAGLESQIIGDFEIIGQIKKAYTRFKKERQNSNPYLERAINSAIQISKRIKNETGISNGAASVSYAAVHYILNNQKRITEKNILLLGVGEIGQNTVENLVKHVFQPKIKIANRTQETAAKISEKYNIPHIDYSDFDKELSNTDILIVATGAKHPIVNKSHFPNGKETLVIDLSIPHNVEKNVIENENVTLIDVDELSKQIQETIQQREKEIPKAEKIIKDMTKEFLEWEKKRKLAPNIHHFKAVLKNMERNEMHNFYRKNKYINITDMELSDKMIQKITNRFAKYIIDNPLKAEEISKLMHEILVEQPNNEFNEKH; this comes from the coding sequence ATGTTACAGTATTCCAACATACATCAAACGTCAAATTTTGCCGTACTTTCTATAAGCTTTGAAAAAGCTGACGTAGAAACGAGGGGTAAATTTGCATTTTTTGATGATAATATCAAAAACTTTGTTACCCGAATTCATAGTGAAGATCTAGGAGACGCATTCGTGGTTTCTACCTGTAACAGAACCGAAATTTATACAACCTCTCCCAATTATCTTTTAGTTGCTGAAGAATATTGTAAAACTATCGGAGTAAATCTTATGGATTTTCTTCAATTTGCCAATATTCTGACAAAAGAAGAAGCACTGATTCATTTGTTTAAGGTGGCCGCAGGTCTCGAAAGCCAGATCATCGGAGACTTTGAAATTATCGGTCAGATTAAAAAAGCATACACGCGTTTCAAAAAAGAAAGACAGAACTCAAATCCTTATCTGGAACGAGCGATAAATTCTGCCATTCAGATCTCGAAAAGAATTAAAAACGAAACAGGAATTTCCAACGGAGCAGCTTCGGTTTCTTATGCAGCTGTGCATTATATTTTAAATAATCAAAAGAGAATTACCGAAAAAAATATTCTTTTGTTAGGCGTTGGTGAAATCGGGCAAAATACCGTTGAAAATTTGGTGAAGCATGTTTTCCAACCAAAAATTAAAATTGCTAACCGAACACAGGAAACTGCTGCTAAAATTTCTGAAAAATATAACATTCCTCATATTGATTATTCTGATTTTGATAAAGAATTAAGCAATACCGATATTCTGATTGTTGCAACAGGAGCAAAACATCCAATTGTAAACAAATCACATTTCCCGAACGGAAAAGAAACTTTGGTGATCGATCTTTCGATTCCGCATAACGTCGAAAAAAATGTTATAGAAAACGAAAACGTGACTTTGATTGATGTTGATGAGCTTTCAAAACAAATTCAGGAAACCATTCAGCAAAGAGAAAAAGAAATTCCGAAGGCCGAAAAAATCATCAAGGACATGACAAAAGAGTTCCTTGAATGGGAAAAAAAGAGAAAATTAGCTCCCAATATCCACCATTTCAAAGCTGTTTTAAAGAATATGGAACGCAATGAAATGCACAATTTTTACAGAAAAAATAAATACATAAACATCACGGACATGGAACTTTCCGATAAAATGATTCAGAAAATTACCAACCGTTTTGCAAAATATATCATCGATAACCCTTTAAAAGCCGAAGAAATTAGTAAATTAATGCACGAAATATTAGTTGAACAACCAAACAACGAATTCAATGAAAAGCATTAG